In Pseudomonas saponiphila, the genomic stretch TGCTGCTGACGCTGCCGAAGGCGGCCTGGCGCGCCGCGGCCTGGGCCGCCTGCTGCGCGGCGATGGCGGCCACCGTGGAATTGAGGTTGCCCAGGGAGCGTTGCAGTTGCTGGTTGGCCCGGGTCTGCTGCGACAACGGCGGAATTCCCGGCACCTGGCCATTGGTACGCGCCGCCGTGGCGGCCTGGGATGCGCCCTTGTCGGCGAACCAGCCGGAACTGAAGGCCGTGGCGCCATGGGCGCTGCCGGCCATCATCAGCAAGGCAATGGCGTGAGCCAGGGGCTTGAGTCGCAGGATCGGCGCCTGAGAGTCCAGGCCAGGGGTGTTAACCGGGGGTTTGCAGCGAACCATTACTACTCATCCTTTGTGATGACGCCCAGGGGTGCGCGACGCTGTACGGCCCAGGGCGCGCGTCACTGCTTCAAGGGGTTAGGCCGTTGGCGCGAGGCACGACCGAACGGATGTCACGGAAAATTCATCTTGGGGGTGTAGGCAGGGCCAAAAACAAAAATCAGCAACGGTCGAAACCGTTGCTGATCCGGGTGTTGCAGGTATCGGACGCGAGGGTTACAGCGGACGGCCGATGGCGTTGCAGACGCTGGTGTTACCGATGCTCAGGCCGCTGGAGGCAGTGACGAACGAGTCACGAATTGCGGTTTTCCAGGCTGCTGGCAGCGGTACGAAGCGGTTGCTGTTGATGGCGCTGTCGTTGTTCACCAGAGCACCGTAGTGACGGCTGAAGAAAGCCCGTACTTGCGAAGTCTGGGTGGCATCGGCGTAGCACTGGCTGAAGATCAGGTTGGTGAAACCGAGGATCGGGTAACCGCTGGTTGGGTACAGGCGCAGGCTCTTATCACCAGGGTTGGCGTCGATGTTGGCCTGGGAAGTGAAGACTGGAACCCACAGGTTCTGGTTGGCACGTACAGCCGCATCAGGCACGGCAACAGCGGCGATAGCCGAGGACACGTTGGCAGGAGCTGGCGAAACACCGGCAACCTTGGCCACCTTGGTGGCGTCATCCAGGCCGGCCAGGGTCGGTGCGGCGTAGTCCGGGCTCATGTAGGTGATGCGGCCATCGCCAGCGTTCAGCGCGTCCATGACGCCTTGGCTGGTCACAGCGGCCACGGCAGCGGCAGGCAGGCCGAGCGAGTAGCTGGAAGCGAAGTTGGTGGTCACGGCGAACTTGCCAGTCTCGGCGCACTTGGCGTTCAGGAAGCGGGTGAACAGCTCGGTGGTGCCGCTGCTTTCATTGCGGTAAACCACGGTGATGGCACCGGTACGGCCCGAACCTGCGATCTGGCTCCAGTCGGTCAGACGGCCCGAGAACACGCCGCACAGGTCGTTGACGCTCAGGTCAACAGCAGCGGTGCCGGCCTTGTTGAACGGAATGGCGACCGAAGTGGCCACCGAAGGCACCTGGATCAGCGGGCCCCAGGTAGCGTTGCGAGCAGTGGCGTAGTTGCTCAGCTCGGTGGCGCTGAGCTTGGAGTCGCTACCGGCCCAGTGCACGTTCTTGCCGGTAGTACCGGCCACGAACTTGGTGTAGTCGTTGTTCAGGAAGGCAGCCTTGCCGTTGCCGCTGCCTACGCCGATGTAGGGAGCGAAACCGGCGGTCAGTACGCCGGAAGTCTGGTACAGCGGTTGTGGCAGGGTAGCGCCACCGCCGTTGATATCAGCCAGAGCAGCCTGTGCCGAGCACAGGGCTGCCAGGGTCAGGGATGCCGCGAGAACATTGCGCTTAAACATGAAGAATCTCCTTTCGTCGTGTTCGTACGTTGGGTGAATAGCTCTTGCATGACGCCATGGCGCTCGGGCCAGAAGCCTTGATCCAGAGGGCTTGATG encodes the following:
- a CDS encoding substrate-binding domain-containing protein, which gives rise to MFKRNVLAASLTLAALCSAQAALADINGGGATLPQPLYQTSGVLTAGFAPYIGVGSGNGKAAFLNNDYTKFVAGTTGKNVHWAGSDSKLSATELSNYATARNATWGPLIQVPSVATSVAIPFNKAGTAAVDLSVNDLCGVFSGRLTDWSQIAGSGRTGAITVVYRNESSGTTELFTRFLNAKCAETGKFAVTTNFASSYSLGLPAAAVAAVTSQGVMDALNAGDGRITYMSPDYAAPTLAGLDDATKVAKVAGVSPAPANVSSAIAAVAVPDAAVRANQNLWVPVFTSQANIDANPGDKSLRLYPTSGYPILGFTNLIFSQCYADATQTSQVRAFFSRHYGALVNNDSAINSNRFVPLPAAWKTAIRDSFVTASSGLSIGNTSVCNAIGRPL